The window GTGGCCGGTCGGGGTGGCGCGGGGTGTTTTTTCAAGTCAGGGTCGGGGAATCCTTTTCAAAACCGACAAATGTTTGTTAAGTCCCAAGGGAAACGCGAGGAGGCCCCCATGAAAACCATTTTGATCATCGACGACGAAGCGCATGTGCGCATGCTGTATACCGAGGAGTTGCAACAGCAGGGATACGTGGTCGTGGGTTCCGACGGCTCGGTGAATCCTCTGGCTCTCGTGGCCGAGCACAAGCCGGATTTGATCATCCTGGACATCAAACTGGGCGGGAAGTCCGGCCTGGACCTGCTCCAGACCATCCGTCAAAAGCATCCCAAGCTGCCCGTTATTTTGAGCACGGCCTATGACAGTTTTCGTTTTGACATGAAGTCCGTGGCCGCCGACGCCTATGTGGTCAAATCGTACGACAGCTCGGAGTTGATAGCCAAGGTCCGGGTTTTGGCGCCGCTCTGATTCCTGGTCTTTTCTTTCCGGGCTGCCGACCGCCCAAGCCGAAGCGGGCCGCCACGTCCGGTTGCTTTTCTTTCCGCCGCATCCTTCACGGGCTGGTCATTGCTCCGGGTGGGGGCGATGCCCGCATCCGGTTCCGGAAAAATCACGATCGCCGCTTTTTTCGGAGCGCGGCGCAATGGCCGGCCTATTTCCAGGCATCAAGAGTCTCGTTCACCCCGGCGTCCGCCACCGCTTCGTCCAACAGATGCATGGCCTGAGCGGTCGGAGTCCCGTTTTCGGCCTCGAGGTCGATTTGCCCCATGCCCAGCCCCTTGGCCATGGCCGGAAATATTCGCGGCGTTGTCGTCGTGGCGTGTCCCCTGGCATCGGCGATGACCACGTCCACGTCGTCGATGCCGTTCAGGGCGGCCTCGGTCTCGGCCTGGGGCAGTTGGCTGAGAACAACGATCAGCCGATCCCGGGCCTTGAGCTCGGGCACGAAGCGCAGCAAGGCTTCCTTGGGCGACACGAATCGGGCGCCGGGAATTGGCGACCGGGATGGATTGGGCGTCAGGCTCAACACGGCCAGGGTCGTGTCGCCCCGAGTGATCAGGGCGTGGGATTTGATCCAGTTTTCGCCACCGGAAAAATTCAGATTGGTGCAGACAACCGGAAATTTGGCCCGGTCCACCAGCTCGCGCAGGTGGGCCGCGCCCATGGTCAGGTCGTGGAGGCCAAGGCCCATGGCGTCGTACCCCATGCGGTTCATGGCTTCGACCATGATGGCGTTGTTGCGCCCGGCCTGCTGGCTGGTGGAGGTAAAGGCGTCGCCGGCGTCAAGGAGGACCATGTCGGGGTTTTCGGTCCGGAGTTTGTCCAGAAGCGACACTCTGCGCGCCAGCCCGCCCACGCTGGAATCATGCACGGGTTGGGGCAGGAGCACGCCCTGGGTGTCGCCGGTGTACAGAATGGAAATCGGAGGGGTGGCGCCGGGGGCAGGGGTGGGCGCTGGGGTCGGTCGCACCCGGGAGTCGCGCAGACGCCGCAATTCCCGCTCCAGCTGGGACGTGAAATCCCGCGATACGTCGCTTGTCGCGCCATGTTGCCTGATGGCCACGGCCAGCATGG of the Deltaproteobacteria bacterium genome contains:
- a CDS encoding response regulator — its product is MKTILIIDDEAHVRMLYTEELQQQGYVVVGSDGSVNPLALVAEHKPDLIILDIKLGGKSGLDLLQTIRQKHPKLPVILSTAYDSFRFDMKSVAADAYVVKSYDSSELIAKVRVLAPL